The Punica granatum isolate Tunisia-2019 chromosome 4, ASM765513v2, whole genome shotgun sequence genome has a window encoding:
- the LOC116204529 gene encoding LOW QUALITY PROTEIN: protein DETOXIFICATION 14-like (The sequence of the model RefSeq protein was modified relative to this genomic sequence to represent the inferred CDS: inserted 1 base in 1 codon) produces MDVHCAFCIHLQLKQPTEQEENLKGRAEGEMEAEETGEQCRGKWVITKGVFVEELKKSSSIAAPMVAVSVAQYTLQVVSMIMVGHLGQLPLSGVAIATAVTNVTGFSLLSGLSGGLETLCGQAYGAQQYKKLGIYAQSAILSLNLVCVPISIFWLFMDRFLTLIGQDPQISHEAQKYSVCLIPALFGAAVLKPTVRFLQTQSLTQPMLFSSVSVLCFHVPLCWILVYKFKLGIVGAALGCGVSTWLNVLLLGLYVMLSSDCEKTRVQLSRDAVLRVREFFRYAIPSAVMVCLKWWSCELLTLLSGLLPNPKLETSVLSICLTISTLHFTIPYGFGAAASTRVSNELGAGNPQGARRAVWATMFLAIMEALLIGTTLFCCRYVLGYTYSSEKEVVHYVAVMTPFLCLSIVMDSLQAVLSGVARGSGXQHIGAYINLGAFYLVGLPLGLMLGFVAQLRAKGFWIGIVSGTAVQSALLALITAFTDWRKQANKAKHRIFLGNSPQEQG; encoded by the exons atggACGTTCACTGCGCGTTCTGTATACACCTGCAATTGAAACAACCAACAGAACAAGAAGAGAACCTGAAGGGCAGAGCAGAAGGTGAGATGGAAGCTGAGGAaacgggtgaacagtgccggGGGAAATGGGTGATAACCAAGGGAGTGTTCGTGGAGGAGCTGAAGAAGTCGAGCTCCATCGCGGCTCCAATGGTGGCGGTGTCGGTGGCGCAGTATACGCTGCAGGTGGTTTCGATGATAATGGTGGGCCACTTGGGACAGCTCCCCCTCTCCGGTGTCGCCATTGCCACCGCCGTCACCAATGTAACCGGCTTCAGCCTTCTC TCAGGATTATCAGGCGGATTGGAAACTCTATGCGGGCAGGCTTATGGAGCTCAACAGTACAAGAAGCTCGGAATCTACGCGCAAAGTGCGATCCTCTCGCTCAACCTTGTCTGCGTCCCGATCTCTATCTTCTGGCTCTTCATGGACAGGTTCCTCACCCTCATAGGCCAAGATCCTCAAATCTCACATGAAGCCCAAAAGTACTCAGTCTGCCTCATCCCGGCCCTGTTTGGTGCTGCAGTCCTCAAACCGACAGTTCGGTTCCTCCAGACACAGAGCCTTACGCAACCGATGCTCTTCAGCTCTGTCTCAGTTCTCTGTTTCCATGTTCCTCTGTGTTGGATTCTGGTGTATAAGTTCAAGCTTGGCATAGTCGGGGCAGCACTGGGTTGCGGTGTATCAACATGGTTGAATGTTCTGCTGCTCGGGTTGTACGTGATGTTATCCTCAGATTGTGAGAAGACACGGGTTCAATTGTCTAGGGATGCAGTTCTCAGGGTCCGGGAGTTCTTTCGATATGCTATCCCTTCTGCCGTGATGGTCTG TCTTAAGTGGTGGTCGTGCGAGCTGCTAACACTACTGTCTGGGCTGTTACCGAACCCGAAGCTGGAGACTTCAGTGCTTTCAATATG TCTTACGATCTCCACATTGCACTTTACCATTCCATATGGTTTCGGAGCTGCTGCAAG CACACGTGTTTCAAATGAACTCGGGGCCGGGAATCCTCAAGGAGCGAGAAGGGCAGTTTGGGCAACCATGTTTCTTGCAATCATGGAGGCTCTTCTGATAGGAACGACCCTCTTCTGCTGTCGATACGTGTTGGGATACACTTACAGCAGCGAAAAGGAAGTGGTGCATTATGTTGCAGTCATGACTCCTTTCCTTTGCCTCTCCATTGTCATGGACAGTTTGCAAGCAGTCCTCTCCG GGGTTGCCAGAGGAAGCG TGCAGCACATCGGAGCATATATCAATCTCGGGGCATTCTATCTGGTCGGACTTCCACTGGGACTAATGTTAGGTTTCGTTGCCCAATTACGGGCTAAGGGATTTTGGATTGGAATCGTGTCCGGAACTGCTGTGCAGTCTGCTCTTCTTGCCCTCATCACAGCTTTCACAGATTGGAGAAAACAG GCGAATAAGGCAAAGCACAGAATATTTCTCGGGAATTCCCCTCAAGAACAAGGTTAA
- the LOC116204531 gene encoding fibroin heavy chain, translated as MSSKSRAGKAQNEPFWALKTTAGRRRKNGKEHFPIVEYLREKHQQLAELVAGPGAGAGVGCGAGFGLGIAGGLGLGEWPWEDQLKVVFGVGIGCGLGVGVGYGIGIGYGLSVQSLSSKKPVSDVGILNL; from the coding sequence ATGAGCTCTAAGTCCCGAGCTGGCAAAGCCCAGAACGAGCCGTTCTGGGCATTGAAGACGACGGCCGGGAGGCGGAGGAAGAATGGTAAGGAGCATTTCCCCATCGTCGAGTACCTCCGGGAGAAGCATCAGCAGCTCGCGGAGCTCGTGGCTGGACCTGGCGCCGGAGCCGGGGTGGGATGCGGCGCGGGATTCGGCCTCGGCATTGCCGGTGGGCTCGGGCTGGGCGAATGGCCTTGGGAAGACCAGCTGAAGGTAGTTTTCGGGGTCGGGATTGGGTGCGGGCTTGGCGTCGGGGTTGGGTATGGGATCGGGATCGGATACGGGTTAAGTGTTCAATCTCTGTCCAGCAAAAAACCGGTTTCCGACGTAGGGATATTAAACCTGTGA